The Synchiropus splendidus isolate RoL2022-P1 chromosome 1, RoL_Sspl_1.0, whole genome shotgun sequence genome includes a window with the following:
- the ttr gene encoding transthyretin codes for MFQPLRYLLLAIAVVHCDCTAKSALQEQHGGSDTTCPLTVKVLDAVKGTPAGRMGIKVYRKSAEWVQVAAGVTDAAGEIHNMITEQEFPAGLYRVEFDTKAYWLSEGTKPFHEVADVVFEAHADGHRHYILALLLSPYSFTTTAVITNPHQ; via the exons ATGTTTCAGCCACTGCGGTATCTACTCCTGGCCATAGCAGTGGTCCACTGTGACTGCACCGCCAAA TCAGCTCTCCAGGAGCAGCATGGAGGCTCAGACACAACGTGTCCCCTAACAGTGAAGGTCCTGGATGCGGTGAAAGGAACTCCTGCAGGACGAATGGGAATTAAGGTGTACAGAAAAAGCGCAGAATGGGTCCAGGTAGCTGCCGG AGTGACAGATGCCGCCGGAGAGATTCACAACATGATCACAGAGCAAGAGTTCCCTGCTGGACTGTATCgtgttgagtttgacaccaaaGCCTACTGGCTCAGCGAGGGCACAAAACCATTCCACGAAGTGGCTGAC GTTGTGTTTGAAGCCCATGCGGACGGTCACCGCCATTACATACTGGCACTGCTGCTCAGCCCATATTCCTTCACCACCACAGCAGTCATCACCAACCCTCACCAGTGA
- the LOC128752857 gene encoding uncharacterized protein LOC128752857, whose amino-acid sequence MIGKVDRETHPHFNLTGNAVFMDGSPAEMGIPLSITVVDQNDNPPVFELHKGKVYESSKEGTFVMQVKANDADQEGTINSEIAYTIINQEPAGSGHMFTIDRSTGKLFVKEPTLDRETDDFYRLTILGRDLAGAPNGLTGTGTVEVAIMDINDNIPTLEKSEYSGSVDENVADVVVMRIKSLDPDLEKSDNWLTVFEIAKGNEDNLFAIETDNKTNEGILKLIKPVDFEELQNLELGLKIRNVAPFVQGGEISLDVGVQVGEGGALAPGAGVGVGAGAGAGAGAGAGAGAGAGAGAEVGVGVGAGAGVDADVGVDAGVDVGADGGLNAGVNAGVNPSGEAGLKPDGGTTTEEKSYPILIAVNNLPEPPAFIPNIKELDVSEDSDEAPIGEVITVFAAVDPDTGEPAEDVSYAKAYDPDNWFTIDEDTAEIKLNKAPDRESPFLVNGTYLAKILAISKDTPGQTATGTIAIQVTDSNDHCPTLVASHSTMCSDEKTVYVTGFDKDSYPNADPFTFKIVSEKSVPWDIENINATTAILRSHKLLWPGIYDLQLEVMDNKHLSCADKETFTVEVCSCEESRVCSPRTSKSGTGTSSELAAPAIGLLLMPLCLLLLIPLLLLFCQCGGANTIFPDQFSDLPFDTKQHLISYHTEGPGDDKDIPILLGAGGSKKVEASEASNYQMGPAKSSVHLQGTSVHNAFSMEAFHETSENFMEMENRHRFSRGFANQSAVYSANSALLGGYNKTSLYENVALPDAFLEDYYSQKAMCAMPTKDSLLLYCNEDQVSLAESVGCCSLLESNDDLQFLNNLGPKFKTLAEICSPPVPSPKPTIKLGAKAKAVVEEVKPVISHVVEPKASHVKLETSSVSKNVTSKSVTSESHIAKTSSNGSNIKYMSSNSVANSVTLPRAAQSVVLQQQPLYYTTNAVMQPMHFVVQPQSALVLADTTHAASLPGLYMISGNQSVSSGLVVNGGQSPPAGIVPQGSPTQVIIQGIENYKGTNPANPIVPTISPTIIASGGLVPPISTTATEVRTLERPAPAGKYVLVKEKSRVVRVDPGSPSGHVPKRDPQVKKAVSPQRVLGQAAKTRVRGTLPAQNTHNKNNAANTQSKQTFAEQQPHTAPGLLLDTGEEHSVISVAHMTATGPQQSLTDILPNTVTLVSSSRLQPNVTSDQTNNTGKDFQSAETSYSSEAGLTVDTTVSKTEFSPALSSSDDDAGVSNSENERREKEEFDKTLVQGKGLTGLESRKQPNSVTCDAQPPADTLSTDSDVSSFPHQDEIMLPSERFHLEGKEAEDIQTAEQCADTDSGACIQPELSLSETTAAQIKKDKDGLEIGGSDPPNEIITNTLPGAEVEATADKHPLQNTTANQHDATTTRLDTDHCDTDSLHLSLDSGCKEIVSEQSSTPNERQDEDDECQAKTHTPDATLDKEGNDNIALPEKDATKTEAPKMLKTAEDGQLQKLKELSVAIDTLHPELVTEKLEHLAKTTNNASVFVEEQLKETSGVLENASSDESGDGIGDVALQSDKLQDFGVDSIADSECTANVGSSGEALSSGGEVGQRQGKAIPERSDETAFEVECLSCEHTREESKSDTDEITDNDLNYDIPSTNVAHQQSTTETFGSEGLSTTEHTPKIDDKGITDFKSEADQDQNSTVPRETTDTITPSEEHLTLGENSIEDDDDDDDDDQQVASSSSSSDHDRCEDQYTDGRLAADKPLSADSQDANMSDDEKHGEHFGEYVALLGMQTSEVNISEGDKGVKEGQEMTVTEEVASESEAIPDQCGLMGRNTPDENISEEDLVLSNEDLDSQCTIQPEEPEADQSKLLGMPIPDANISENDQGVVDPIFPIATKIISTAQMTTVTDATQEPVALQDQSGLLGVHDPEVNISEEDNSVEGAQEMIVIEEVAEEPQTIADQPECSEVSEINKDVKVVDLVLFNENLDSQYTIPPDNQTISGTQETNVIDVIPQEPVALQELSGLLGMHIPEANISGENKGVEEAKERTVIEEVAQEPEAIPDQCGLLGRNTPDDSISEEDQVLSNEDFDSQCTIQPEEPEADQSKLLGMPIPDVNISENEQGVGVVDLSLPIESLVSQSTFESDNESISMVNEAAQEPVALHDKSGLLGLHNPEVYISEEDNSVEEPGEIGVVEKPDQSEFLGIMVAEVNSSEEDTGVEDEAQAIHERLEIQCTSEHDNQTVSQTQETKTDKAPQELNAVHKESELLGKSPEKLNISEEEEGVDKAQMTNVL is encoded by the exons ATGATTGGGAAGGTGGACAGAGAAACACACCCCCATTTCAAT CTCACGGGTAACGCAGTGTTCATGGACGGCAGCCCCGCAGAAATGGGCATCCCACTCTCTATCACAGTGGTCGACCAAAACGACAATCCACCGGTGTTTGAGCTGCACAAGGGCAAAGTCTATGAATCAAGCAAGGAAG GTACCTTCGTGATGCAGGTCAAAGCAAACGACGCTGATCAAGAGGGAACCATAAACTCGGAGATCGCCTACACCATTatcaatcaggagcctgctggcTCTGGTCACATGTTCACAATTGATAGAAGTACTGGAAAACTGTTTGTGAAGGAGCCAACGCTGGACCGAGAG ACGGACGACTTCTATCGACTAACTATACTGGGAAGAGACTTAGCAGGTGCACCCAACGGCCTCACAGGGACTGGAACAGTTGAGGTAGCGATTATGGACATCAATGACAACATTCCTACTTTGGAAAAATCAGAG TATAGCGGTTCTGTGGACGAAAATGTTGCCGATGTGGTTGTGATGAGAATTAAATCTCTGGACCCCGACCTGGAGAAATCAGACAACTGGCTTACTGTTTTTGAAATTGCAAAAGGGAATGAGGACAACCTTTTCGCAATTGAAACAGACAATAAAACCAATGAAGGCATTCTGAAGCTGATCAAG CCAGTGGACTTTGAAGAACTTCAGAATCTGGAGCTGGGCCTGAAGATTAGAAATGTAGCACCTTTTGTCCAAGGTGGTGAAATTTCACTAGACGTGGGTGTTCAGGTGGGAGAGGGCGGCGCTTTAGCACCCGGTGCTGGTGTAGGTGTTGGCGCTGGTGCCGGGGCTGGCGCCGGCGCCGGGGCTGGTGCTGGTGCCGGTGCTGGGGCCGGTGCCGAAGTTGGTGTAGGAGTTGGTGCCGGAGCTGGAGTGGATGCAGACGTAGGCGTCGATGCTGGAGTGGACGTCGGAGCGGACGGTGGACTAAATGCCGGAGTAAATGCTGGCGTGAACCCGAGTGGGGAGGCTGGATTAAAACCTGACGGCGGAACCACCACGGAGGAGAAAAGCTATCCCATCCTGATAGCTGTCAATAATTTGCCAGAGCCTCCTGCTTTTATACCCAACATCAAGGAGCTTGATGTTTCAGAGGACTCAGACGAAGCCCCTATAGGTGAAGTGATCACAGTATTTGCGGCTGTCGATCCAGATACTGGAGAACCTGCTGAAGATGTCAG TTATGCAAAGGCATATGACCCTGACAACTGGTTTACTATCGACGAGGATACAGCGGAAATCAAACTCAACAAAGCACCAGACAGAGAATCTCCATTTTTGGTGAATGGAACTTATCTTGCAAAGATTCTGGCGATAAGCAAAG ACACGCCAGGGCAAACAGCAACAGGAACCATAGCCATCCAAGTGACCGACTCCAACGACCACTGTCCCACACTGGTGGCCAGCCACAGTACGATGTGCTCTGATGAGAAAACCGTCTACGTGACTGGTTTTGACAAGGATTCCTACCCGAACGCTGATCCTTTCACTTTTAAGATAGTGTCTGAGAAAAGCGTACCCTGGGACATAGAAAACATTAACG CGACAACTGCAATTCTTCGTTCTCATAAACTCCTATGGCCAGGAATATATGATTTGCAATTGGAGGTCATGGACAACAAACATCTTTCCTGCGCAGACAAAGAGACATTTACAGTGGAGGTTTGTAGCTGTGAGGAAAGCAGGGTGTGTAGTCCTCGTACATCAAAATCTGGAACAGGAACATCATCCGAGCTTGCTGCCCCAGCCATTGGACTCCTGCTGATGCCACTGTGCTTACTACTCT TgatccctctgctgctgctattCTGCCAGTGTGGAGGAGCAAACACCATCTTCCCAGATCAATTCAGCGATTTGCCGTTTGACACAAAACAGCACCTAATATCTTACCACACCGAAGGACCTGGTGACGATAAG GATATACCGATCCTTTTGGGAGCTGGAGGCAGCAAGAAAGTAGAGGCATCAGAGGCATCGAACTATCAAATGGGTCCCGCAAAGTCATCTGTCCATCTGCAAGGCACGTCAGTGCATAACGCATTCAGCATGGAGGCCTTCCATGAAACAAGTGAAAACTTTATGGAGATGGAAAACAGACACCGCTTTTCCAGAGGATTCGCCAACCAATCTGCAGTTTACTCTGCAAACAGTGCGCTGCTTGGAGGCTACAACAAAACATCTCTTTATGAAAATGTCGCACTACCTGATGCTTTCCTGGAAGATTACTACTCCCAG AAAGCGATGTGCGCCATGCCCACCAAGGACAGTCTGCTATTGTACTGCAACGAGGACCAAGTCTCTCTTGCGGAGTCAGTAGGTTGCTGTAGCCTATTGGAGTCAAACGATGACTTGCAGTTTCTCAATAATTTGGGGCCGAAGTTCAAAACCCTGGCAGAGATCTGTTCACCGCCAGTACCATCACCAAAACCTACCATTAAATTAGGGGCTAAAGCCAAGGCTGTTGTTGAAGAGGTTAAACCAGTCATCAGTCATGTTGTTGAGCCAAAGGCATCTCACGTCAAACTGGAGACTAGCTCAGTTTCAAAGAACGTCACCAGCAAATCGGTCACCTCTGAGAGCCATATTGCTAAAACCAGCAGCAATGGGTCAAACATCAAGTACATGTCGAGCAACTCTGTCGCTAACTCGGTCACACTACCTCGTGCTGCACAGAGTgtggtgctgcagcagcagccgcttTACTACACCACCAACGCCGTGATGCAGCCAATGCACTTTGTTGTCCAGCCACAGAGCGCACTGGTGCTGGCAGACACCACCCATGCAGCCAGTCTCCCAGGGTTGTACATGATCAGCGGAAACCAAAGTGTTTCCTCTGGGCTGGTAGTAAATGGCGGTCAAAGTCCTCCAGCTGGGATTGTACCACAGGGTTCCCCTACCCAGGTAATAATCCAAGGCATTGAAAATTACAAAGGCACAAATCCAGCTAACCCCATCGTCCCAACAATCAGCCCTACGATCATCGCATCAGGTGGGCTGGTTCCCCCTATCAGCACCACCGCCACAGAGGTCAGGACGTTGGAAAGACCAGCACCTGCTGGCAAATATGTGCTCGTAAAAGAGAAAAGCAGAGTGGTGAGAGTAGACCCGGGTTCACCTTCAGGCCATGTGCCCAAAAGGGATCCCCAAGTTAAAAAGGCTGTCTCCCCTCAGCGGGTGTTAGGCCAAGCAGCCAAGACTCGTGTGCGCGGCACTCTGCCGGCACAAAATACTCACAACAAGAATAATGCAGCTAATACACAGTCAAAGCAGACGTTTGCAgaacagcagccacacacagcaCCTGGTCTTCTCTTGGATACTGGCGAGGAGCATTCAGTGATAAGCGTGGCACATATGACCGCGACTGGCCCACAACAGAGCCTGACTGATATTCTGCCAAATACAGTCACTCTGGTCAGCTCTAGTAGGCTTCAACCAAATGTGACTTCTGACCAAACCAACAACACCGGCAAGGATTTTCAATCCGCTGAAACCAGTTATTCGTCAGAGGCAGGTCTGACAGTGGACACCACCGTGAGCAAGACAGAATTTAGTCCGGCACTTTCTTCCAGTGATGATGATGCCGGTGTAAgcaattcagaaaacgaaagACGTGAGAAAGAAGAATTCGATAAAACACTAGTCCAAGGTAAAGGCCTCACAGGTTTAGAATCAAGAAAACAACCCAATTCTGTCACATGCGATGCTCAACCACCGGCAGATACACTGTCAACAGATAGCGATGTATCCTCGTTTCCTCACCAGGATGAAATAATGCTGCCCTCAGAGAGATTTCATTTGGAGGGAAAAGAGGCTGAAGACATCCAGACAGCAGAGCAATGTGCCGACACAGATTCAGGCGCATGCATTCAACCTGAGTTGTCATTGTCTGAAACAACGGCAGCCCAAATTAAGAAGGACAAGGATGGACTAGAGATTGGTGGTAGTGATCCCCCAAATGAGATCATTACAAATACACTTCCAGGTGCTGAAGTAGAAGCTACTGCAGACAAACATCCACTCCAAAATACAACAGCCAACCAACATGATGCAACCACGACCAGACTTGACACCGACCACTGTGACACCGATTCCCTGCACCTTAGCCTTGACAGTGGCTGTAAAGAAATTGTGTCCGAGCAGAGTTCTACCCCAAATGAAAGGCAGGATGAAGACGATGAATGCCaggctaaaacacacacaccagatgCTACCTTGGACAAAGAGGGGAACGACAATATTGCCTTGCCTGAAAAGGATGCCACAAAAACTGAAGCacccaaaatgttgaaaacgGCAGAAGACGGCCAACTGCAAAAACTCAAAGAGCTCAGTGTTGCGATCGATACTTTACATCCAGAATTAGTCACTGAAAAACTTGAACATCTGGCAAAAACAACGAACAATGCCAGTGTTTTTGTAGAGGAGCAGCTTAAGGAAACCAGTGGCGTTTTAGAGAACGCATCATCAGATGAATCAGGTGACGGGATAGGAGACGTAGCTTTACAATCAGATAAGCTTCAAGACTTTGGTGTTGATAGCATTGCTGATTCAGAGTGCACAGCTAATGTTGGCTCATCTGGGGAAGCGCTGTCCAGTGGAGGGGAAGTTGGTCAAAGACAAGGCAAAGCCATCCCTGAAAGGTCTGATGAGACTGCCTTTGAAGTGGAGTGTCTATCATGTGAACACACTCGTGAAGAGAGTAAGAGTGACACAGATGAGATCACTGACAATGATTTAAACTATGACATTCCGAGTACCAATGTTGCTCATCAACAAAGCACAACTGAAACGTTTGGCTCAGAAGGTTTGTCCACGACCGAACACACACCCAAGATAGATGACAAAGGAATCACAGATTTCAAGAGTGAAGCAGATCAAGACCAAAACAGCACAGTTCCGAGAGAAACTACTGACACCATCACTCCAAGTGAGGAGCATCTGACGTTAGGAGAAAACAGcattgaagatgatgatgatgatgatgatgatgatcagcaGGTTGCGTCATCAAGTTCAAGTTCAGATCATGATAGATGTGAAGATCAATACACGGATGGAAGACTTGCTGCAGATAAACCTCTCTCAGCAGACAGCCAGGACGCGAACATGAGCGACGATGAAAAGCATGGTGAGCATTTTGGGGAATACGTCGCTTTATTGGGGATGCAAACATCAGAAGTCAACATATCTGAGGGAGACAAGGGTGTTAAGGAGGGTCAGGAAATGACAGTCACGGAGGAGGTTGCCTCAGAGTCAGAAGCCATTCCAGATCAATGTGGATTAATGGGAAGGAACACTCCAGATGAAAACATCTCAGAGGAAGACCTGGTTTTATCAAATGAAGATTTAGATTCACAATGTACAATTCAGCCTGAAGAGCCTGAAGCAGATCAATCCAAATTACTGGGAATGCCCATTCCAGATGCGAACATCTCTGAGAATGACCAGGGCGTTGTGGACCCGATTTTCCCTATAGCAACTAAAATTATCTcaacggctcagatgacaactGTCACTGACGCAACTCAAGAGCCAGTAGCATTGCAAGATCAGTCTGGATTATTGGGCGTGCACGACCCAGAAGTAAACATCTCTGAGGAGGACAACAGTGTTGAGGGGGCTCAGGAGATGATTGTCATTGAGGAGGTTGCCGAAGAGCCACAAACAATTGCAGATCAACCAGAATGTTCTGAGGTATCTGAGATAAACAAGGACGTCAAAGTTGTGGACCTGGTTTTATTCAATGAAAATTTAGATTCACAATATACTATTCCGCCGGATAACCAGACTATCTCTGGGACACAGGAGACGAATGTCATTGACGTGATTCCCCAAGAGCCAGTAGCACTCCAAGAACTGTCTGGATTATTGGGCATGCACATTCCAGAGGCAAATATTTCGGGGGAAAACAAGGGTGTTGAGGAGGCTAAGGAGAGGACAGTCATTGAGGAGGTCGCCCAAGAGCCAGAAGCCATTCCAGATCAATGTGGATTATTGGGAAGGAACACTCCAGATGACAGCATCTCAGAAGAAGACCAGGTTTTATCAAATGAAGACTTTGATTCACAATGCACAATTCAGCCTGAAGAGCCTGAAGCAGATCAATCCAAATTACTGGGAATGCCCATTCCAGATGTGAACATCTCTGAGAATGAACAGGGCGTTGGGGTCGTCGACCTGAGTTTACCCATTGAAAGCTTAGTCTCACAATCCACATTTGAGTCTGACAATGAGAGCATCTCAATGGTCAATGAAGCAGCTCAAGAGCCAGTAGCACTGCATGATAAATCTGGATTACTGGGCCTGCACAATCCAGAAGTATACATCTCTGAGGAGGACAACAGTGTTGAGGAGCCTGGGGAGATTGGAGTTGTCGAAAAGCCAGATCAATCAGAATTTTTGGGTATTATGGTCGCAGAAGTTAACAGCTCTGAAGAGGACACGGGTGTTGAGGATGAGGCTCAGGCGATACATGAAAGGTTAGAAATACAATGCACAAGCGAGCATGACAACCAGACCGTCTCACAGACTCAGGAGACAAAAACTGACAAAGCTCCCCAAGAGCTCAACGCCGTTCATAAAGAGTCTGAATTACTGGGTAAGTCTCCTGAAAAATTAAACAtctctgaggaagaggagggtgttGACAAGGCTCAGATGACGAATGTCTTATAA